GCTGGCCGGTGGAGTTCCTCCACCTGGAGGCGATCCGCCGCGACTTCGGCCCGTCCGGGCTGGCGGACCTGGCGGACGCCGGGCGCGGCGGGCAGGTCACCGACGACACGCAGATGACGCTGTTCACCGCGGAGGGCCTGCTGCGCGGCGGCCGCCCCGAGGACCTGCACGCGGCGTACCGGCGGTGGTTCCTCACCCAGCGCCTCCCCGGGCCGGGCCGGGACCCGGACGGCTGGCTGGCCGCGCAGGACTTCCTCTACGCCTCGCGCGCCCCGGGCGGCGCCTGCATGTCGGGCGTGGCCGTGGACTACCGGGCGGCCGCCCCATTCGGGCAGGAGGGCCCGGTGAACCCGCACTCCAAGGGCTGCGGGACGGTGATGCGCTCGGCGCCCTTCGGACTGCTCGGCCTGGGCCCGCAGGAGGCGTTCCGGCAGGCCGCGGTGGCCGCGCAGCTGACGCACGGTCACCCGACCGGCTACCTGGCGGCGGGCTCCTTCGCGGCGCTGGTGGAGCGGGTGGCGGCGGGTGCGCCGCTGCGGGCCGCGGTGGACGCGACGGTGCTGCAGGTGGAGGCGCAGCCGTCCGGCCGGGAGACGGCGCAGGCGCTGCGCCGGGCGGTGCGGGTGGCCGAGGAGGGGCCGGGCTCCGCGGAGGCGGTGGAGCGGGTCGGGCTGGGCTGGATCGCCGAGGAGTGCCTGGCGATCGCGGTGTACGCGGCGCTGGCGGGCGCGGACGCCCGGGAGGCGCTGGTGCTGTCGGTGAACCACTCGGGCGACAGCGACTCGACCGGCGCGGTGTGCGGCAACCTGGTGGGCGCGCTGTACGGCCTGGCGGGGCTGCCCGCGGACTGGTGCGCGCTGGTGGAGGGCCGGGAGGTGGTGCTCCGGGTGGCGGACGACCTGGTGGCCTTCGCGCGCGGCGACCGGGCCGCACTCGCCGACCGTTACCCGTCATCCGACGCGGCTGCGGGTCGCGCTTCCGGGCCGGGGGCGGAGCCGTGGCGCTGAGCCTCGAGAAGGTGACGGCGACCGCGCCGGGGCTGGTGAGCCTGTACAAGTCCGCGCGGGTCAGCCTGGCGAAGGTCGGGCTGCAGGACACCCGGGCCGCCGTCTACCTGGTGCTCGACCGGTCCGGCTCGATGCGACCGTACTACCGCTCCGGGACCGTCCAGCACTTCGCCGAGCAGGTACTGGCGCTCTCCGCACACCTGGACGACGACGGGCGGGTGCCGGTGGTGTTCTTCTCCACCGAGGTGGACGGCGTCGCCGAGATCTCGCTCGACGACCACCGGGACCGGATCGGTAGGTTGCACTCCTCCTACGGGCCCATGGGGCGGACCAACTACCACCTGGCGATGAAGGCCGTGATCCGGCACTACCAGCTCTCCGGCTCCACCGAACCGGCCCTGGTGGTGTTCCAGACCGACGGCGGGCCGAGCTCGCGTCCGGCGGCCCGGGACCTGCTCTGCCTGGCCGCCGAACTCCCCGTCTACTGGCAGTTCGTGGGCTTCGGCGACCCGGACGTCCAGGAGTTCGCCTTCCTGCACCGGCTCGACGAACTGCCCGTCCCTGCCCGGCGGCCGGTGGACAACGCCGGGTTCTTCGCGGCCGGCCGCGACCCTCGGTCCGTTGGCGACGCCGAGCTGTACGACCGCCTGCTGACCGGATTCCCCGAGTGGCTGGCAGCGGCCGGGGCGGCCGGAATCCTGGACGGTCGCTGACCGCCCTCCCTGCGCCGCGTCCGGCCGCCGCGGGGTGGTGTCCCGGTCAGTCCCAGAGGGCGCCGAAGGCGAGGAGTTCGTCGCGGTACTCGATCCGGTCGATCCAGTCCTGCGGCCAGGCGGCTTCGCCGTGCCGGGCACCGGCGAACGCACCGGCCAGACAGGCCAGCGAGTCGGAGTCGCCGGAGGAGACGGCGGCCCGGCGGACCGCCGCCTCCGGGTCGTCGGGAAGCAGCAGGAAGCAGAGCAGGGCGGTGGCGAAGGCCTCCTCGGCGACCCAGCCCTCGCCGGTGCGCTCGCACGGGTCGGCGTCGAGCTCGCGGGCGGCGAGCGCGGCGTCGAGCCGGTCCAGGGCGCGCAGGCTCTCGTCCCAGCCGCGGGCGATGAACTCCTCGGGGCTGCCGAAGTGGTCCCGCGAGGCGAGGTCGCCGAGCCAGAACTCGTCGTAGCGGGTGCGCTGTTCGTGGGCGTGGGCGCGCAGCCGGGTGGGCAGCTCGGCCGGGTCGACGCCCTGGGCGAGCCAGCGGACGGTGAACGCGGTGAGCTCGCTGGCGGCGAGCGCGGTGGGGTGGCCGTGGGTCAGGCCGGACTGCAGCTGGGAGGCGCCGGAGACCTGCCGGTCGGTCAGCTCGCGGACCAGGCCGAGCGGGGCGACCCGCATGTTGGCGCCGCAGCCCTTGGAGCCGATGTCGCTGGCGTCCTGCCAGGCGCGGCCGGTGGACAGCCGGAAGCAGGAGCGCAGGCAGGTCATGCCGGGGGCGCGGTTGTTGTCCGGAGAGCGCCACCACTCCACGAACTCCTCGCGCAGCGGGAGTTCGAGGCGCAGCGGCACCAGCGGGCCGTCCGCGAGGGCGTCGCGCAGGGCGCGGGCGAGCGCCAGGGTCATCTGGGTGTCGTCGGTGACCTGGGCCTTCTTCGGCAGCGGGAGCTGCCGCCAGTCGGCGTGCAGCAGTCCGATCTCCCGCAGGTTCAGGAACTCGGTCCGCTTGCCCAGCGCGTCGCCGATCGCCAGCCCCAGCATCGCTCCGGTCGCCCGCCCCATGACGCGTTCCCCTCTCAGATCTCGACCAGCAGTTCCTTCAGCCCCCGGATCACGTAGCCGGGGCGCCAGTCGGGCTCGCGCCGCAGCGTCAGCCCGGGGGCCTTGCGGAGCAGTGCGCCGTAGGACTCGGTGAGTTCGAGTCTGGCAAGCGGAGCGCCGAGACAGAAGTGAATTCCGGCGCCGAAGGTGATGTGCGGGTTGTCGGCCCGGGCGAGGTCCAGCCGGTCCGGGTCGGGGAAGCGTTCGGGGTCGCGGTTGGCGGAGCCGAACAGCAGCGCCACCTCGGCGCCGCGCGGGATGTGCACGCCGGCGACCTCGATGTCGTCCAGCACCCAGCGTTCGAACATCTGCAGCGGGGTGTCGTACCGCATCAGCTCCTCAATGGCGGTGGGCAGCAGGGCGTCCACCGCGCCGCGCAGCCGGGCGAGTTCGCCGGGGTTGCGCAGCAGCGCCCACCAGCCGTTGCCGGTGGTGTTGACGGTGGCCTCGTGGCCGGCGTTCAGCAGCAGCACGCAGGTGGAGACCGTCTCCTGCTCGCTGAGTACCTGCCCGTCCTCGGCGGCCAGGGCCAGCGCGCTGATCAGGTCGGGGCCCGGGGCGGCGCGCCGGCGGCGGATCAACTCCCGGAGGTAGTCCGAGAACTCGATGCTGGCGGTGACGGCGCGCCGGGCGGTCTGCTCGCTCGGGTTGAGTTCGAACATGCCGGTGATGTCGGCGGACCACGGGCGCAGCAGGTGCCGGTCCGACTCGGGGACGCCCAGCATCTCGGCGATCACCGCGACCGGGAGCGGCTCGGCGACCGTCGCGATCAGGTCGCCGCCGCCCTCCGCGAGCAGCCCGTCCACCAGGTCCTCGGCCAGCCGCCGCACGGTGGGCCGCAGCGACTCGACCATCCGCGGGGTGAACGCCTTGGACACCAGCCGCCGGATCCGGGTGTGGTCCGGCCCCTCCAGGTCGAGCAGCCCGTGGTCGTTGAGGATGTGGAACGCCTCGTGCGCCGGGTTCGGCGCGGGCCGCCCGAACTCCTCGTGGGTGAACCGGTGGGTGTAGGTGCGGCCCAGCCGGCGGTCCCGCAGCAGCGAGCTGACGTCCGCGTAGCGGGAGATCAGCCACTGGTCGGTCGGCGCGTAGTGGTGCACGGGCGCCTGCGCGCGCAGCGCGGCGTACGCCGGGTACGGGTGGGCCACGAACGCGGCGGACCACGGGTCGAAGGCGTCGATCGTCATGGACCGTCCTCCCTGCTCGTCGGGCCGCCCATGCTATGCGGCCCGACGGGCGGGGCGGCTCAGAGAGCGGCCAGGTCTCCGTCGACCAGGCGGCGCACCAGCTTCGGCAGCGCCTCGGAGATCGGCTCCCGGATCACCTCGGCGGCCTCACCGTCGTACGGGGTCCCCTCGCCGTTGACCACGATCAGCTTGGCGCCGTGCTCCACGGCGATCCGCGGCAGCAGCGCCGCGGGCCGCACCTGCAGCGAGGTGCCGACCGCGAGGAACACCTGGCACGCCTTGGCCACCGCGTCCGCCTGGTCGAGCACCCGCTCGTCCAGCGCCTCGCCGAACATCACCGTGCGGGGCCGCAGCACCGCGCCGCACTCCTTGCACGCCGGGTCGGCCTCGCCCGCCGCGACCCGCTCCAGCGCCGCCGCCATCGGGCCGACCACCCGGCACCGGACGCACTGCACCTCGGCCGCCGTGCCGTGCAGCTCGATCACCTTGCGGGCCGTCAGTCCGGCCGCCTGGTGCAGGCCGTCGACGTTCTGCGTCAGCACCCGCAGCGGCACCCCGGCCCGCTCCAGCTCCACCAGCGCGCGGTGCCCGGCGTTCGGCTTCGCGTCCAGCGCGCCGACGTCCCGCCGCATCAGCCAGGACCGGCGCCGCACCTCGGTGCTCGCCAGGTACGGGCCGATCGTCACCAGCTCCTGCGCGCTCGGGTCGCGCTGCCAGAGCCCTTGCGGGCCGCGGTAGTCGGGGATTCCCGAGTCCGTGGAGATCCCCGCCCCCGTCAACACCGCCACCAGCGGACGCTTCTCGCTCATGCCCCGGACGGTACGGCCTGCGGCCGCCGGCGACCACTGCTTATCACCGGCAGGAACGCCACCAGGTACAGGCCCGCGCCGACCGCCAGGAAGTCCAGCGAGGCGCCCATGGCCAGGGTGCCCAGCAGCACCAGCGCCGGGCTCCACCACGGCGCGAGGCGAAGGATCGTCAGCCGGACCAGCAGCGCGATCAGGCCGACGTACAGGAACATCGGGACGACCGTGTACACCAGCGGCAGCACCCCCGGCACCGCCTGCACCCGGTCGAACAGGTCGGACTTCTCGGCGGCGTCCCGCGCCACCGCACCGACGTACAGGTCGATCCCGGTCTGCGCCAGGCCCGCCGCGGTGCCCGCCCAGCCGACCGCCAGCCAGACCCGGCCCCACACCCCGCGCCGCCCTGCGCGCCGGCGCAGCTCGGCGAGCCCGATGCCCAGCAGCACCAGCGCCGCGAACAGCGCGAGGTGCCCGAGCATCCACCCCGCGCCCACGCCCCGCGAACCCGGCACCAGGCGCACCAGCCCGTACACCGCCAGCAGCCCCGCCGACCAGCCCAGCACCATCGTCCCAACCCCCTTGTGAGAGTGCCCTTCCCGACACCCCCAACCCTCCCGTGCCGGCCCGCGCCGCACCTCCCCCGCACCGGCGAATCCCGGGCCTCCCCCGTGCGACGGAGCCGCCGTTCACTCCCCGGCCGTCACCGCGCCCGCCTCGTAGGCGAAGACCACGGCGTGGACGCGGTCGCGCAGTCCCAGTTTCTGGAGGAGGTTGCTGACGTGGGTCTTGACGGTGTGTTCGCTGACCACCAGGGCCGCGGCGATCTCCGCGTTGGACATGCCGCGGGCGACCAGGCGGAGGGTCTCGAGTTCGCGGGCGGTCAGCGAGCCGAGCAGCCGGCCGAGCGGTCGGGAGACGGCGAGGGCGCCGCCGGCCTTGCGGGCGGTGACCTCGCCGATGACGCGGCGGGTGACGGAGGGGGCGAGCAGGGCCTCGCCGGAGGTGACCACCCGGACGGCGTGCGCGAGGTCGTCGCGGCGGACGTCCTTGAGCAGGAAGCCGCTGGCTCCGGCGTACAGCGCGTCGAAGACGTAGTCGTCCACGTCGAAGGTGGTCAGCATGATCACCTTGCAGTCGGGGAACTCCGCGCAGACCCGCCGAGCGGCTTCCAGGCCGTCCATGACGGGCATCCGGACGTCCAGCAGCAGGACGTCGGGGGTGTGGTCGCGGACGGCGTCGATCGCCTGCTGCCCGTCGCCGACCTCGGCGACGACCGCGATGTCGGGCTGGGCGTCGAGGATCATGCCGAAGCCGGCCCGGACCAGTTCCTGGTCGTCGGCGATCACTACTCGTATGGTCAACTCCGGTTCCTCTCTCAGGCGTTGAGCGGCAGGACGGCCGCCACCAGATATCCGGGCCCGTCGACCCGGGGCCCGGTCTCGGCGCTACCGCCGCAGGCTGCCGCGCGTTCGCGGATGGAGAGCAGGCCCCGTCCGCCCGAGCGTCCGTCGATGCCGGCGCCGACCGGGACGGGTGCGGGGCCGGCGCCGTCGTCCGCGACCTCGACGGCCAGCAGTCCGCCGTCCCGGACGGCCACCCGGACGGTGACGCGCCGGGCGCCCGCGTGCTTGACCACGTTGGTGAGGGCTTCCTGGACGATCCGGTAGGCGGCGGCCTGGACCTCGGCGGGCCCGGCCTCCTCGATGCGGGCGTCGACGGCCACCCCGGACTCCCGGACCCGGTCGAGCACGCCCGCGAGTTCGGCCAGCCGGGGCTGCGGGGCGAGTGCGGGCGCCGCGTCGTCCTGTTTCAGCACGCCGAGGACGCGCCGGAGCTGGACCATCGCGTCGCGCCCGGAGTCGGCGATGGCGTCGAACGCGCGGACCGCCCGGTCGGGGCTGCTGTGCACGACGAGCGGCCCGGCCTCCGCCTGGACGACCATCAGCGAGACCGCGTGGGCGAGGATGTCGTGCATCTCGCGGGCGATCCGGGCGCGCTCCTCGGCGACGGCGCGGGCGGCGTCGCTGGCGGCCGCCAGGCCGACCTGCCGGGCCCGTTCGGCCTCGACGCCGGCCAGCCGCCGCAACTCCCGGACCAGGGAGCCGAAGACGAAGCTGCCGACGGACACCACCAGGCTGAACAGCATGCCGCCGAACGAGCGGGTGCCGAGCACGTTGCCCAGCACGGCGACGGTCAGCAGCACGGCGCGCTGCCAGTCCCGGCCGCGGTCGGCGAGGGTGTAGATCCCGACCGCCATGGCGACCTGGACCTGCGGCATGGCGAAGTGCGCCAGCACCGACAGCGCCATGGTGGGCGCCGCGCAGGCCAGCATCACCGCCCAGGGGCAGCGGCGTCGCCACCACAGCGGCAGCGACCCGCCGAGCGCCAGCGCGTAGGCCCACCACTGCCGTTCGGCGTCGACCGGGTCGTTGTACACCCCCCAGAGCGAGATGCCGGCGGCCACCGCCACCAGCAGTCCGTCCACCACCCACGGCCGGGCCCTCCCCCAGGCCAGCAGGTGTTCCGTCCACTTCCCCATGTCGCGCATCCTCTCGCATCCTCGGCCGGCCGCCGCACGCCGGTCCCGCCGCGAACGCGAGGGGGCGCCCCCGACCGGGAGCGCCCCCTGAGCACGCGTCAGGACCTCACAGCAGCCGCTTGATCTCGCCCCGGGCCCGGTAGAACCCGCCGGACTCGGACTGGCGCACCTCGGCGACCAGGTAGCGCGCGCCGGCGATCCGGACGTCCTTCGGGAACTGCACCCGCATCGCGGAGTCGTAGCCGGGCGAGACCACCCGGACCCGCAGCCGGCCGCCCTCGGCGACGCACTCCACCTCGACGCCGGAGCCGGAGGTCACCGCGGCGACGCTGACGGTCTCCAGCTCGGCGCCGGCCGCCACCCGTTCGACGCCCGCGCCGGTCACCTCGGCGGTGGCGGGCAGGGTGCCCTGCTCGGCGGCCTGCACCGCGCCCTGGGAGGCGTCCAGGCAGGCCAGCGAGCCGTCGGTGGTGACCAGGTACAGCCGCCCGTCGCGGTACTGCATGCTGTACGCCGAGCCGCAGCCGGTGCCCAGCTTCCACAGCCGGGTGCCGTCGGCGGCGAAGCAGTAGACGGACGAGTGGTTGTCGCCCGCGAACACGAACTCCCCGTCCGGGGAGGCCGCGCAGGAGAACACCGCGGCGTCGCACTTGTAGGCGGCGGCCTCCGACCCGTCGGACTTGCGCAGCCGGTGCACCCAGCCCTGCGAGGTGCCGGCGAACACCTCCTCGCGCTCCTGCCAGCCGAACAGCACCTGGCCCTTGGTGGCGGTGTGCCAGAGCTGGTCGCCGCCGCGCCCGGCGTACCGCGCCACGCCCGCCGAGTAGCCGTGGTAGACGGACTCGGCGTCGCAGCGCACCATCCAGCCGGAGCGGCCGTCGGCCTGCCGCCGCCACTGGAACTCGTCCTCGTGGTCGACGGTGGTCAGGCCGCCGCGCTCGTCGGCGACGCCGAGCACGCCGTCGTGGATGTCCAGCCAGTAGATGTCGACGTCCTGGGCGATCTCGTACGCCACCCGCGGGACCTTGCCGCCGAGGTCGTACACCTTGCCGTCGTCGCAGCCCGCGTAGATCCACCAGTCGTCGGCGACGATGCACTTGACGCCGTCCGGCAGGCCGTAGCGGGCGGTCACCTCGCCGTCCCGGGTGAGGGTGTACACGTCGCCGCTCTCGTTGCCGACCCAGGCGTGCTCCTCGCCGACGTACACCCCGAAGGCGGGCGAGCCGGAGCGGAAGCGCCACAGCAGCGGGGCCTGGCGGGCGGTGGAGCGGGTCGAGGTGATCTGGCGGCGCGTCACCGACCGGCGCTGGCGCACCCCCTGGACCGCCGGGGCGTAGCCCTTGCGGACCTTCTCGCCGATCTTCTTGGCCGCCGCGGCGGCCGCCTTCTCGGCGCTCGGGTAGCTGGTGGTCTTCGCCGTGCCGGGCTCCCCGATCCGGCCGTAGCGGATCGTCAACTCCGCGTCCACGAGCCGGACTTCGTAGAACTTGTGGGCACTTCCCTGGTC
The DNA window shown above is from Streptomyces sp. TLI_171 and carries:
- a CDS encoding ADP-ribosylglycohydrolase family protein — encoded protein: MGRATGAMLGLAIGDALGKRTEFLNLREIGLLHADWRQLPLPKKAQVTDDTQMTLALARALRDALADGPLVPLRLELPLREEFVEWWRSPDNNRAPGMTCLRSCFRLSTGRAWQDASDIGSKGCGANMRVAPLGLVRELTDRQVSGASQLQSGLTHGHPTALAASELTAFTVRWLAQGVDPAELPTRLRAHAHEQRTRYDEFWLGDLASRDHFGSPEEFIARGWDESLRALDRLDAALAARELDADPCERTGEGWVAEEAFATALLCFLLLPDDPEAAVRRAAVSSGDSDSLACLAGAFAGARHGEAAWPQDWIDRIEYRDELLAFGALWD
- a CDS encoding sensor histidine kinase: MGKWTEHLLAWGRARPWVVDGLLVAVAAGISLWGVYNDPVDAERQWWAYALALGGSLPLWWRRRCPWAVMLACAAPTMALSVLAHFAMPQVQVAMAVGIYTLADRGRDWQRAVLLTVAVLGNVLGTRSFGGMLFSLVVSVGSFVFGSLVRELRRLAGVEAERARQVGLAAASDAARAVAEERARIAREMHDILAHAVSLMVVQAEAGPLVVHSSPDRAVRAFDAIADSGRDAMVQLRRVLGVLKQDDAAPALAPQPRLAELAGVLDRVRESGVAVDARIEEAGPAEVQAAAYRIVQEALTNVVKHAGARRVTVRVAVRDGGLLAVEVADDGAGPAPVPVGAGIDGRSGGRGLLSIRERAAACGGSAETGPRVDGPGYLVAAVLPLNA
- a CDS encoding WGR domain-containing protein — its product is MSATVSADPQVTYLELSEDQGSAHKFYEVRLVDAELTIRYGRIGEPGTAKTTSYPSAEKAAAAAAKKIGEKVRKGYAPAVQGVRQRRSVTRRQITSTRSTARQAPLLWRFRSGSPAFGVYVGEEHAWVGNESGDVYTLTRDGEVTARYGLPDGVKCIVADDWWIYAGCDDGKVYDLGGKVPRVAYEIAQDVDIYWLDIHDGVLGVADERGGLTTVDHEDEFQWRRQADGRSGWMVRCDAESVYHGYSAGVARYAGRGGDQLWHTATKGQVLFGWQEREEVFAGTSQGWVHRLRKSDGSEAAAYKCDAAVFSCAASPDGEFVFAGDNHSSVYCFAADGTRLWKLGTGCGSAYSMQYRDGRLYLVTTDGSLACLDASQGAVQAAEQGTLPATAEVTGAGVERVAAGAELETVSVAAVTSGSGVEVECVAEGGRLRVRVVSPGYDSAMRVQFPKDVRIAGARYLVAEVRQSESGGFYRARGEIKRLL
- a CDS encoding cytochrome P450, coding for MTIDAFDPWSAAFVAHPYPAYAALRAQAPVHHYAPTDQWLISRYADVSSLLRDRRLGRTYTHRFTHEEFGRPAPNPAHEAFHILNDHGLLDLEGPDHTRIRRLVSKAFTPRMVESLRPTVRRLAEDLVDGLLAEGGGDLIATVAEPLPVAVIAEMLGVPESDRHLLRPWSADITGMFELNPSEQTARRAVTASIEFSDYLRELIRRRRAAPGPDLISALALAAEDGQVLSEQETVSTCVLLLNAGHEATVNTTGNGWWALLRNPGELARLRGAVDALLPTAIEELMRYDTPLQMFERWVLDDIEVAGVHIPRGAEVALLFGSANRDPERFPDPDRLDLARADNPHITFGAGIHFCLGAPLARLELTESYGALLRKAPGLTLRREPDWRPGYVIRGLKELLVEI
- a CDS encoding Sir2 family NAD-dependent protein deacetylase, producing MSEKRPLVAVLTGAGISTDSGIPDYRGPQGLWQRDPSAQELVTIGPYLASTEVRRRSWLMRRDVGALDAKPNAGHRALVELERAGVPLRVLTQNVDGLHQAAGLTARKVIELHGTAAEVQCVRCRVVGPMAAALERVAAGEADPACKECGAVLRPRTVMFGEALDERVLDQADAVAKACQVFLAVGTSLQVRPAALLPRIAVEHGAKLIVVNGEGTPYDGEAAEVIREPISEALPKLVRRLVDGDLAAL
- a CDS encoding ADP-ribosylglycohydrolase family protein, encoding MEFTDRVRGSLLGGALGDALGWPVEFLHLEAIRRDFGPSGLADLADAGRGGQVTDDTQMTLFTAEGLLRGGRPEDLHAAYRRWFLTQRLPGPGRDPDGWLAAQDFLYASRAPGGACMSGVAVDYRAAAPFGQEGPVNPHSKGCGTVMRSAPFGLLGLGPQEAFRQAAVAAQLTHGHPTGYLAAGSFAALVERVAAGAPLRAAVDATVLQVEAQPSGRETAQALRRAVRVAEEGPGSAEAVERVGLGWIAEECLAIAVYAALAGADAREALVLSVNHSGDSDSTGAVCGNLVGALYGLAGLPADWCALVEGREVVLRVADDLVAFARGDRAALADRYPSSDAAAGRASGPGAEPWR
- a CDS encoding VWA domain-containing protein; the encoded protein is MALSLEKVTATAPGLVSLYKSARVSLAKVGLQDTRAAVYLVLDRSGSMRPYYRSGTVQHFAEQVLALSAHLDDDGRVPVVFFSTEVDGVAEISLDDHRDRIGRLHSSYGPMGRTNYHLAMKAVIRHYQLSGSTEPALVVFQTDGGPSSRPAARDLLCLAAELPVYWQFVGFGDPDVQEFAFLHRLDELPVPARRPVDNAGFFAAGRDPRSVGDAELYDRLLTGFPEWLAAAGAAGILDGR
- a CDS encoding response regulator transcription factor encodes the protein MTIRVVIADDQELVRAGFGMILDAQPDIAVVAEVGDGQQAIDAVRDHTPDVLLLDVRMPVMDGLEAARRVCAEFPDCKVIMLTTFDVDDYVFDALYAGASGFLLKDVRRDDLAHAVRVVTSGEALLAPSVTRRVIGEVTARKAGGALAVSRPLGRLLGSLTARELETLRLVARGMSNAEIAAALVVSEHTVKTHVSNLLQKLGLRDRVHAVVFAYEAGAVTAGE